A genomic window from Macaca mulatta isolate MMU2019108-1 chromosome 19, T2T-MMU8v2.0, whole genome shotgun sequence includes:
- the WIZ gene encoding protein Wiz isoform X9, which translates to MANLSPLALPCSCWDGGSLDFRPGSPPPHLLGHFPGTPDGRGPWEHPLVQEAGEGILSERRFEDSVIVRTMNPHAELEGSRRFLHHRGEPRLLEKHPQGRPRFNWLQDEDEQGSPQDAGLHLDLPAQPPPLAPFRRVFVPVEDTPKMLDMAVVGGREDLEDLEGLAQSSEWGLPTSASEVATQTWTVNSEASVERLQPLLPPIRTGPYLCELLEEVAEGVASPEEDEDEEPAVFPCIECSIYFKQKEHLLEHMSQHRRAPGQEPPADLAPLACGECGWAFADPAALEQHRQLHQASREKIIEEIQKLKQVPGDEGREARLQCPKCVFGTNSSRAYVQHAKLHVREPPGQTAKEPFGGSSGAGSPSPEASALLYQPYGAAVSLSACVFCGFPAPSESLLREHVRLVHARHHWEEDGEAYEEDPASQPGTSQDAHACFPDTAVDYFGKAEASLAPMWRENPAGYDPSLAFGPGCQQLSIRDFPLSKPLPHRVGQRPLGRLAFPSTLASTPYSLQLGRNKSTVHPQGLGERRRPWSEEEEEEEEEEEDVVLTSEMDFSPENGVFSPLATLSLIPQPALELKRTFREALQAAEATQGQQQQLRGMVPIVLVAKLGPQVMAAARVPPRLQPEELGLAGAHPLDFLLLDAPLGGPLGLDTLLDGDPAMALKHEERKCPYCPDRFHNGIGLANHVRGHLNRVGVSYNVRHFISAEEVKAIERRFSFQKKKKKVANFDPGTFSLMRCDFCGAGFDTRAGLSSHARAHLRDFGITNWELTVSPINILQELLATSAAEQPPSPLGREPGGPPGSFLTSRRPRLPLTVPFPPTWAEDPEPAYGDAQSLTTCEVCGACFETRKGLSSHARSHLRQLGVAESESSGAPIDLLYELVKQKGLPDAHLGLPPGLAKKSSSLKEVVAGAPRPGLLTLAKPLDAPAVNKAIKSPPGFSAKGLGHPPSSPLLKKTPLALAGSPTPKNPEDKSPQLSLSPRPASPKAQWPQSEDEGPLNLTSGPEPARDIRCEFCGEFFENRKGLSSHARSHLRQMGVTEWYVNGSPIDTLREILKRRTQSRPGGPPNPPGPSPKTLAKMIGGTGPGSSLEARSPSDLHISPLAKKLPPPPGSPLGHSPTASPPPTARKMFPGLAAPSLPKKLKPEQIRVEIKREMLPGALHGELHPSEGPWGAPREDMTPLNLSSRAEPVRDIRCEFCGEFFENRKGLSSHARSHLRQMGVTEWSVNGSPIDTLREILKKKSKPCLIKKEPPAGDLAPALAEDGPPTMAPGPVQSPLPLSPLAGRPGKPGAGPAQVPRELSLTPITGAKPSATGYLGSVAAKRPLQEDRLLPAEVKAKTYIQTELPFKAKTLHEKTSHSSTEACCELCGLYFENRKALASHARAHLRQFGVTEWCVNGSPIETLSEWIKHRPQKVGAYRSYIQGGRPFTKKFRSAGHGRDSDKRPSLGLAPGGLAVVGRSAGGEPGPEAGRAADSGERPLAASPPGTVKAEEHQRQNINKFERRQARPPDASAARGGEDTNDLQQKLEEVRQPPPRVRPVPSLVPRPPQTSLVKFVGNIYTLKCRFCEVEFQGPLSIQEEWVRHLQRHILEMNFSKADPPPEESQAPQAQTAAAEAP; encoded by the exons ATGGCTAACCTGTCCCCATTGGCACTTCCTTGCAGCTGCTGGGATGGAGGCAGCCTGGACTTCCGGCCGGGCTCCCCACCACCCCATCTCCTGGGCCATTTCCCAGGCACCCCTGATGGCCGGGGACCCTGGGAGCACCCCCTTGtccaggaggctggggagggcatCCTGTCTGAGCGGAGATTCGAGGACTCGGTCATTGTGAGAACCATGAACCCCCACGCTGAGCTAGAGGGCTCTAGAAGGTTCTTGCACCACCGGGGGGAACCAAGGCTTTTGGAGAAACACCCCCAGGGTCGCCCCAGGTTCAACTGGCTCCAAGATGAGGATGAGCAGGGATCCCCCCAGGATGCAGGGCTGCACTTGGACCTGCCTGCCCAGCCGCCACCCCTCGCCCCCTTCAGAAGGGTGTTTGTGCCAGTGGAAGACACCCCGAAGATGCTGGACATGGCGGTGGTGGGTGGCAGAGAAGACCTGGAGGACCTGGAGGGGCTGGCCCAGTCGTCGGAGTGGGGCCTACCCACGTCAGCCTCGGAGGTGGCCACACAGACCTGGACGGTGAACTCGGAGGCGTCTGTGGAGCGGCTGCAGCCGCTACTGCCTCCCATCCGGACCGGGCCCTACCTGTGTGAGCTGCTGGAGGAGGTGGCCGAAGGGGTGGCCAGCCCAGAAGAGGACGAGGACGAGGAGCCGGCCGTGTTCCCATGCATCGAGTGCAGCATCTACTTCAAGCAGAAGGAGCACCTCCTGGAGCACATGAGCCAGCACCGCCGAGCCCCAGGCCAGGAGCCCCCTGCGGACCTGGCCCCGCTGGCCTGCGGTGAGTGTGGCTGGGCCTTTGCCGACCCTGCCGCTCTGGAGCAGCACCGGCAGCTGCACCAGGCCTCCCGGGAGAAGATCATTGAGGAGATCCAAAAGCTGAAGCAAGTTCCAGGGGACGAGGGCCGGGAGGCACGGCTGCAGTGCCCCAAATGTGTCTTTGGCACCAATTCCTCCAGGGCTTATGTGCAGCACGCCAAGCTGCATGTGCGTGAGCCCCCAGGCCAGACCGCCAAGGAGCCTTTTGGAGGCAGCAGTGGGGCTGGCAGCCCCAGCCCTGAGGCCAGCGCCCTCCTCTATCAGCCCTACGGAGCTGCCGTCAGCCTCAGCGCCTGCGTCTTCTGTGGTTTCCCGGCGCCCAGCGAGAGCCTGCTCAGGGAGCACGTGAGGCTGGTGCACGCCCGTCACCACTGGGAGGAGGATGGCGAGGCTTATGAGGAGGACCCTGCCAGCCAACCGGGCACTAGCCAGGATGCTCACGCCTGCTTCCCTGACACTGCTGTGGACTACTTTGGCAAAGCTGAGGCGTCCTTGGCCCCCATGTGGCGGGAGAACCCTGCTGGATATGACCCCAGCCTGGCCTTTGGCCCAGGATGCCAGCAGCTGAGCATCAGAGATTTCCCGCTGTCAAAACCACTCCCGCATCGGGTGGGCCAGAGGCCTCTTGGAAGGCTGGCCTTTCCCTCCACACTAGCATCCACCCCCTACTCCTTACAGCTCGGGAGAAACAAAAGCACCGTCCACCCACAAGGGCTGGGGGAACGGAGGCGCCCTTGgagtgaagaggaggaggaggaggaggaggaagaggaggatgtgGTGCTGACCTCTGAGATGGatttttctcctgaaaatgggGTCTTTTCACCCCTAGCCACCCTTAGCCTCATCCCACAGCCTGCCCTGGAGCTGAAGCGGACATTCCGAGAGGCCCTGCAGGCAGCAGAGGCCACCcaggggcagcagcagcagctccgaGGGATGGTACCCATTGTACTGGTGGCAAAGCTGGGGCCGCAGGTCATGGCGGCGGCTAGGGTGCCCCCGAGGCTGCAGCCCGAGGAGCTGGGGCTGGCAGGCGCACACCCGCTGGACTTCCTGCTCCTGGACGCGCCGCTGGGCGGCCCGCTGGGGTTGGACACACTCCTGGATGGGGACCCGGCCATGGCACTGAAGCACGAGGAACGGAAATGCCCCTACTGCCCCGATCGCTTCCACAACGGCATCGGCTTGGCCAACCACGTCCGGGGCCACCTGAACCGCGTGGGCGTCAGCTACAATGTGCGCCATTTCATCTCCGCTGAGGAGGTGAAGGCCATTGAGCGCAGGTTCTCcttccagaagaagaagaaaaaag TGGCCAACTTTGACCCAGGCACCTTCAGCCTGATGCGCTGTGACTTCTGCGGGGCTGGCTTCGACACACGCGCCGGCCTCTCCAGCCACGCCCGGGCCCACCTACGTGACTTCGGTATCACCAACTGGGAGCTCACTGTCTCGCCCATCAACATCCTGCAGGAGCTGCTGGCCACCTCTGCCGCTGAGCAGCCCCCCAGCCCCCTGGGCCGAGAGCCTGGGGGTCCGCCTGGCAGCTTCCTGACCTCCCGTCGGCCCCGCTTACCTCTCACAGTGCCCTTTCCACCCACCTGGGCTGAGGACCCTGAGCCAGCCTATGGAGATG CCCAGAGCCTGACCACCTGCGAGGTCTGCGGCGCCTGCTTTGAGACCCGAAAGGGCCTGTCCAGCCACGCGCGCTCCCACCTGCGGCAGCTGGGAGTGGCGGAGTCGGAGAGCAGCGGCGCACCCATCGACCTCCTCTACGAGCTTGTGAAGCAGAAGGGCCTGCCTGACGCCCACCTTGGGCTGCCCCCGGGCCTGGCTAAGAAGTCCAGCTCGCTGAAGGAGGTGGTCGCCGGGGCACCCCGGCCCGGCTTGCTCACCCTGGCCAAGCCCTTGGATGCCCCTGCTGTCAACAAAGCCATCAAGTCGCCTCCCGGCTTCTCGGCCAAGGGCCTGggccaccctcccagctctccgcTCCTCAAAAAGACACCACTGGCCCTGGCGGGCTCCCCTACCCCTAAGAATCCTGAGGACAAGAGCCCCCAGCTGTCCCTGAGCCCCCGGCCGGCCTCCCCAAAGGCACAGTGGCCTCAGTCTGAGGATGAGGGGCCCTTGAACCTCA cctcaggCCCAGAGCCAGCACGAGACATCCGCTGTGAGTTCTGCGGCGAGTTCTTCGAGAACCGCAAGGGCCTCTCGAGCCACGCGCGCTCCCACCTGCGGCAAATGGGCGTGACCGAGTGGTACGTCAATGGCTCACCCATCGACACGCTGCGGGAGATCCTGAAGAGACGGACCCAGTCTCGGCCTGGCGGACCTCCCAACCCACCAGGGCCAAGCCCAAAAACCCTGGCCAAGATGATAGGCGGCACAGGTCCTGGCAGCTCACTGGAAGCCCGCAGCCCCTCGGACCTTCACATCTCACCCTTGGCCAAGAAGTTGCCACCGCCACCAGGCAGCCCCCTGGGCCACTCACCAACTGCCTCTCCTCCTCCTACGGCCCGGAAGATGTTCCCAGGCCTGGCTGCACCCTCCTTGCCCAAGAAGCTGAAGCCTGAACAAATACGGGTGGAGATCAAGCGGGAGATGCTGCCGGGGGCCCTTCATGGGGAACTGCACCCATCTGAGGGTCCCTGGGGGGCGCCACGGGAAGACATGACACCCCTGAACCTGT CGTCCCGGGCAGAGCCGGTGCGCGACATCCGCTGTGAGTTCTGCGGTGAGTTCTTCGAGAACCGCAAGGGCCTGTCGAGTCATGCGCGCTCACACCTGCGGCAGATGGGTGTGACCGAGTGGTCGGTCAATGGTTCGCCCATCGACACACTGCGAGAAATCCTCAAGAAGAAGTCCAAGCCGTGCCTCATCAAGAAGGAGCCACCGGCTGGAGACCTGGCCCCTGCCTTGGCTGAGGATGGGCCTCCCACCATGGCCCCTGGGCCCGTGCAGTCCCCACTGCCGTTGTCACCCCTGGCTGGCCGGCCAGGCAAACCAGGTGCAGGGCCGGCGCAGGTTCCTCGAGAGCTCAGCCTGACGCCCATCACTGGGGCCAAGCCCTCAGCCACTGGCTACCTGGGCTCAGTGGCAGCCAAGCGGCCCCTGCAGGAGGACCGCCTCCTCCCAGCAGAGGTCAAGGCCAAGACCTACATCCAGACTGAACTGCCCTTCAAGGCAAAGACCCTTCACGAGAAGACCTCCCACTCCT CCACCGAGGCCTGCTGCGAGCTGTGTGGCCTTTACTTTGAAAACCGCAAGGCCCTGGCCAGCCACGCAAGGGCACACCTGCGGCAGTTCGGCGTGACCGAGTGGTGCGTCAATGGCTCGCCCATCGAGACACTGAGCGAGTGGATCAAGCACCGGCCCCAGAAGGTGGGCGCCTACCGCAGCTACATCCAGGGCGGCCGCCCCTTCACCAAGAAGTTCCGCAGTGCCGGCCATGGCCGTGACAGTGACAAGCGGCCGTCCCTGGGGCTGGCACCCGGGGGCCTGGCCGTGGTCGGCCGCAGTGCCGGGGGGGAGCCAGGGCCTGAGGCTGGCCGGGCAGCCGACAGTGGTGAGCGGCCTCTGGCAGCCAGCCCGCCAGGCACCGTGAAGGCTGAGGAGCACCAGCGGCAGAACATCAACA AATTCGAACGCCGACAAGCCCGCCCTCCAGATGCCTCCGCAGCCCGGGGAGGCGAGGACACCAATGACCTAcagcagaagctggaggaggTGCGGCAACCCCCACCCCGAGTCCGGCCGGTCCCCTCCCTGGTGCCCCGGCCCCCCCAGACATCACTTGTCAAGTTCGTGGGCAACATCTACACCCTCAAATGCAG GTTCTGTGAGGTGGAATTCCAGGGCCCCCTCTCCATCCAGGAAGAGTGGGTGCGGCACTTACAGCGGCACATCCTGGAGATGAACTTCTCCAAAGCGGACCCCCCGCCTGAGGAGTCCCAGGCCCCGCAGGCACAGACAGCGGCGGCAGAGGCTCCCTAA
- the WIZ gene encoding protein Wiz isoform X18 — protein sequence MAASTAQCRVTKAESKAAAGPRAGGARERAPAGAPPPSPPSPGPAAPPAPPPPPPPPPPPPPPPPPPPPPRDGPKAEPEPGPGPATAPAPGLGSEENAMVAMDLGSPSLPKKSLPVPGALEQVASRLSSKVAAEVPHGSKQELQDLKAQSLTTCEVCGACFETRKGLSSHARSHLRQLGVAESESSGAPIDLLYELVKQKGLPDAHLGLPPGLAKKSSSLKEVVAGAPRPGLLTLAKPLDAPAVNKAIKSPPGFSAKGLGHPPSSPLLKKTPLALAGSPTPKNPEDKSPQLSLSPRPASPKAQWPQSEDEGPLNLTSGPEPARDIRCEFCGEFFENRKGLSSHARSHLRQMGVTEWYVNGSPIDTLREILKRRTQSRPGGPPNPPGPSPKTLAKMIGGTGPGSSLEARSPSDLHISPLAKKLPPPPGSPLGHSPTASPPPTARKMFPGLAAPSLPKKLKPEQIRVEIKREMLPGALHGELHPSEGPWGAPREDMTPLNLSSRAEPVRDIRCEFCGEFFENRKGLSSHARSHLRQMGVTEWSVNGSPIDTLREILKKKSKPCLIKKEPPAGDLAPALAEDGPPTMAPGPVQSPLPLSPLAGRPGKPGAGPAQVPRELSLTPITGAKPSATGYLGSVAAKRPLQEDRLLPAEVKAKTYIQTELPFKAKTLHEKTSHSSTEACCELCGLYFENRKALASHARAHLRQFGVTEWCVNGSPIETLSEWIKHRPQKVGAYRSYIQGGRPFTKKFRSAGHGRDSDKRPSLGLAPGGLAVVGRSAGGEPGPEAGRAADSGERPLAASPPGTVKAEEHQRQNINKFERRQARPPDASAARGGEDTNDLQQKLEEVRQPPPRVRPVPSLVPRPPQTSLVKFVGNIYTLKCRFCEVEFQGPLSIQEEWVRHLQRHILEMNFSKADPPPEESQAPQAQTAAAEAP from the exons ATGGCCGCCTCCACCGCCCAGTGCCGAGTGACAAAAGCGGAGAGCAAGGCGGCGGCGGGGCCGCGCGCGGGGGGCGCCCGGGAGCGCGCGCCCGCGGGGGCGCCCCCGCCCAGCCCCCCGAGCCCGGGCCCCGCGGCACcccccgcgccgccgccgccgcccccacccccgccgccgccgccgccgccgccaccaccgccaccgccgccgcggGACGGGCCCAAGGCCGAGCCGGAGCCGGGGCCCGGGCCCGCGACCGCTCCCGCGCCGG GCCTGGGTTCTGAGGAAAACGCAATGGTGGCCATGGACTTGGGCTCTCCCTCGCTCCCTAAGAAGAGCCTGCCTGTCCCTGGGGCCCTGGAGCAGGTGGCCAGTCGGCTGAGCAGCAAAGTGGCTGCAGAGGTTCCTCATGGCAGCAAACAGGAGCTGCAGGACCTCAAGG CCCAGAGCCTGACCACCTGCGAGGTCTGCGGCGCCTGCTTTGAGACCCGAAAGGGCCTGTCCAGCCACGCGCGCTCCCACCTGCGGCAGCTGGGAGTGGCGGAGTCGGAGAGCAGCGGCGCACCCATCGACCTCCTCTACGAGCTTGTGAAGCAGAAGGGCCTGCCTGACGCCCACCTTGGGCTGCCCCCGGGCCTGGCTAAGAAGTCCAGCTCGCTGAAGGAGGTGGTCGCCGGGGCACCCCGGCCCGGCTTGCTCACCCTGGCCAAGCCCTTGGATGCCCCTGCTGTCAACAAAGCCATCAAGTCGCCTCCCGGCTTCTCGGCCAAGGGCCTGggccaccctcccagctctccgcTCCTCAAAAAGACACCACTGGCCCTGGCGGGCTCCCCTACCCCTAAGAATCCTGAGGACAAGAGCCCCCAGCTGTCCCTGAGCCCCCGGCCGGCCTCCCCAAAGGCACAGTGGCCTCAGTCTGAGGATGAGGGGCCCTTGAACCTCA cctcaggCCCAGAGCCAGCACGAGACATCCGCTGTGAGTTCTGCGGCGAGTTCTTCGAGAACCGCAAGGGCCTCTCGAGCCACGCGCGCTCCCACCTGCGGCAAATGGGCGTGACCGAGTGGTACGTCAATGGCTCACCCATCGACACGCTGCGGGAGATCCTGAAGAGACGGACCCAGTCTCGGCCTGGCGGACCTCCCAACCCACCAGGGCCAAGCCCAAAAACCCTGGCCAAGATGATAGGCGGCACAGGTCCTGGCAGCTCACTGGAAGCCCGCAGCCCCTCGGACCTTCACATCTCACCCTTGGCCAAGAAGTTGCCACCGCCACCAGGCAGCCCCCTGGGCCACTCACCAACTGCCTCTCCTCCTCCTACGGCCCGGAAGATGTTCCCAGGCCTGGCTGCACCCTCCTTGCCCAAGAAGCTGAAGCCTGAACAAATACGGGTGGAGATCAAGCGGGAGATGCTGCCGGGGGCCCTTCATGGGGAACTGCACCCATCTGAGGGTCCCTGGGGGGCGCCACGGGAAGACATGACACCCCTGAACCTGT CGTCCCGGGCAGAGCCGGTGCGCGACATCCGCTGTGAGTTCTGCGGTGAGTTCTTCGAGAACCGCAAGGGCCTGTCGAGTCATGCGCGCTCACACCTGCGGCAGATGGGTGTGACCGAGTGGTCGGTCAATGGTTCGCCCATCGACACACTGCGAGAAATCCTCAAGAAGAAGTCCAAGCCGTGCCTCATCAAGAAGGAGCCACCGGCTGGAGACCTGGCCCCTGCCTTGGCTGAGGATGGGCCTCCCACCATGGCCCCTGGGCCCGTGCAGTCCCCACTGCCGTTGTCACCCCTGGCTGGCCGGCCAGGCAAACCAGGTGCAGGGCCGGCGCAGGTTCCTCGAGAGCTCAGCCTGACGCCCATCACTGGGGCCAAGCCCTCAGCCACTGGCTACCTGGGCTCAGTGGCAGCCAAGCGGCCCCTGCAGGAGGACCGCCTCCTCCCAGCAGAGGTCAAGGCCAAGACCTACATCCAGACTGAACTGCCCTTCAAGGCAAAGACCCTTCACGAGAAGACCTCCCACTCCT CCACCGAGGCCTGCTGCGAGCTGTGTGGCCTTTACTTTGAAAACCGCAAGGCCCTGGCCAGCCACGCAAGGGCACACCTGCGGCAGTTCGGCGTGACCGAGTGGTGCGTCAATGGCTCGCCCATCGAGACACTGAGCGAGTGGATCAAGCACCGGCCCCAGAAGGTGGGCGCCTACCGCAGCTACATCCAGGGCGGCCGCCCCTTCACCAAGAAGTTCCGCAGTGCCGGCCATGGCCGTGACAGTGACAAGCGGCCGTCCCTGGGGCTGGCACCCGGGGGCCTGGCCGTGGTCGGCCGCAGTGCCGGGGGGGAGCCAGGGCCTGAGGCTGGCCGGGCAGCCGACAGTGGTGAGCGGCCTCTGGCAGCCAGCCCGCCAGGCACCGTGAAGGCTGAGGAGCACCAGCGGCAGAACATCAACA AATTCGAACGCCGACAAGCCCGCCCTCCAGATGCCTCCGCAGCCCGGGGAGGCGAGGACACCAATGACCTAcagcagaagctggaggaggTGCGGCAACCCCCACCCCGAGTCCGGCCGGTCCCCTCCCTGGTGCCCCGGCCCCCCCAGACATCACTTGTCAAGTTCGTGGGCAACATCTACACCCTCAAATGCAG GTTCTGTGAGGTGGAATTCCAGGGCCCCCTCTCCATCCAGGAAGAGTGGGTGCGGCACTTACAGCGGCACATCCTGGAGATGAACTTCTCCAAAGCGGACCCCCCGCCTGAGGAGTCCCAGGCCCCGCAGGCACAGACAGCGGCGGCAGAGGCTCCCTAA
- the WIZ gene encoding protein Wiz isoform X14, producing MAASTAQCRVTKAESKAAAGPRAGGARERAPAGAPPPSPPSPGPAAPPAPPPPPPPPPPPPPPPPPPPPPRDGPKAEPEPGPGPATAPAPGLGSEENAMVAMDLGSPSLPKKSLPVPGALEQVASRLSSKVAAEVPHGSKQELQDLKAQSLTTCEVCGACFETRKGLSSHARSHLRQLGVAESESSGAPIDLLYELVKQKGLPDAHLGLPPGLAKKSSSLKEVVAGAPRPGLLTLAKPLDAPAVNKAIKSPPGFSAKGLGHPPSSPLLKKTPLALAGSPTPKNPEDKSPQLSLSPRPASPKAQWPQSEDEGPLNLTLDSDGGRELDCQLCGAWFETRKGLSSHARAHLRHLGVSDPDAKGSPIDVLHGLIRRDGVQIRLPPRRGALAHPGRPPPTSAALSLLPPPPPAKKAKLKAAGMASPWGKQDLSAAAAAGIFWASDVEPSPLNLSSGPEPARDIRCEFCGEFFENRKGLSSHARSHLRQMGVTEWYVNGSPIDTLREILKRRTQSRPGGPPNPPGPSPKTLAKMIGGTGPGSSLEARSPSDLHISPLAKKLPPPPGSPLGHSPTASPPPTARKMFPGLAAPSLPKKLKPEQIRVEIKREMLPGALHGELHPSEGPWGAPREDMTPLNLSSRAEPVRDIRCEFCGEFFENRKGLSSHARSHLRQMGVTEWSVNGSPIDTLREILKKKSKPCLIKKEPPAGDLAPALAEDGPPTMAPGPVQSPLPLSPLAGRPGKPGAGPAQVPRELSLTPITGAKPSATGYLGSVAAKRPLQEDRLLPAEVKAKTYIQTELPFKAKTLHEKTSHSSTEACCELCGLYFENRKALASHARAHLRQFGVTEWCVNGSPIETLSEWIKHRPQKVGAYRSYIQGGRPFTKKFRSAGHGRDSDKRPSLGLAPGGLAVVGRSAGGEPGPEAGRAADSGERPLAASPPGTVKAEEHQRQNINKFERRQARPPDASAARGGEDTNDLQQKLEEVRQPPPRVRPVPSLVPRPPQTSLVKFVGNIYTLKCRFCEVEFQGPLSIQEEWVRHLQRHILEMNFSKADPPPEESQAPQAQTAAAEAP from the exons ATGGCCGCCTCCACCGCCCAGTGCCGAGTGACAAAAGCGGAGAGCAAGGCGGCGGCGGGGCCGCGCGCGGGGGGCGCCCGGGAGCGCGCGCCCGCGGGGGCGCCCCCGCCCAGCCCCCCGAGCCCGGGCCCCGCGGCACcccccgcgccgccgccgccgcccccacccccgccgccgccgccgccgccgccaccaccgccaccgccgccgcggGACGGGCCCAAGGCCGAGCCGGAGCCGGGGCCCGGGCCCGCGACCGCTCCCGCGCCGG GCCTGGGTTCTGAGGAAAACGCAATGGTGGCCATGGACTTGGGCTCTCCCTCGCTCCCTAAGAAGAGCCTGCCTGTCCCTGGGGCCCTGGAGCAGGTGGCCAGTCGGCTGAGCAGCAAAGTGGCTGCAGAGGTTCCTCATGGCAGCAAACAGGAGCTGCAGGACCTCAAGG CCCAGAGCCTGACCACCTGCGAGGTCTGCGGCGCCTGCTTTGAGACCCGAAAGGGCCTGTCCAGCCACGCGCGCTCCCACCTGCGGCAGCTGGGAGTGGCGGAGTCGGAGAGCAGCGGCGCACCCATCGACCTCCTCTACGAGCTTGTGAAGCAGAAGGGCCTGCCTGACGCCCACCTTGGGCTGCCCCCGGGCCTGGCTAAGAAGTCCAGCTCGCTGAAGGAGGTGGTCGCCGGGGCACCCCGGCCCGGCTTGCTCACCCTGGCCAAGCCCTTGGATGCCCCTGCTGTCAACAAAGCCATCAAGTCGCCTCCCGGCTTCTCGGCCAAGGGCCTGggccaccctcccagctctccgcTCCTCAAAAAGACACCACTGGCCCTGGCGGGCTCCCCTACCCCTAAGAATCCTGAGGACAAGAGCCCCCAGCTGTCCCTGAGCCCCCGGCCGGCCTCCCCAAAGGCACAGTGGCCTCAGTCTGAGGATGAGGGGCCCTTGAACCTCA CTTTAGATAGTGACGGGGGCAGAGAGCTGGACTGCCAGCTGTGCGGTGCCTGGTTTGAGACCCGCAAGGGCCTGTCCAGCCACGCCCGTGCCCACCTGCGCCACCTGGGCGTCAGCGATCCGGACGCCAAGGGATCCCCCATAGACGTGCTCCACGGGCTCATCAGGAGGGACGGCGTCCAGATCCGCCTCCCACCCAGGCGCGGCGCCCTGGCCCACCCGGGGCGGCCGCCTCCCACCTCCGCGGCCCTCTCCTTGCTCCCCCCCCCACCGCCGGCCAAGAAGGCCAAGCTGAAGGCCGCGGGTATGGCCAGCCCCTGGGGGAAGCAGGACCTCTCGGCCGCCGCAGCCGCCGGCATTTTCTGGGCCTCTGATGTGGAGCCGTCTCCTCTCAACCTCT cctcaggCCCAGAGCCAGCACGAGACATCCGCTGTGAGTTCTGCGGCGAGTTCTTCGAGAACCGCAAGGGCCTCTCGAGCCACGCGCGCTCCCACCTGCGGCAAATGGGCGTGACCGAGTGGTACGTCAATGGCTCACCCATCGACACGCTGCGGGAGATCCTGAAGAGACGGACCCAGTCTCGGCCTGGCGGACCTCCCAACCCACCAGGGCCAAGCCCAAAAACCCTGGCCAAGATGATAGGCGGCACAGGTCCTGGCAGCTCACTGGAAGCCCGCAGCCCCTCGGACCTTCACATCTCACCCTTGGCCAAGAAGTTGCCACCGCCACCAGGCAGCCCCCTGGGCCACTCACCAACTGCCTCTCCTCCTCCTACGGCCCGGAAGATGTTCCCAGGCCTGGCTGCACCCTCCTTGCCCAAGAAGCTGAAGCCTGAACAAATACGGGTGGAGATCAAGCGGGAGATGCTGCCGGGGGCCCTTCATGGGGAACTGCACCCATCTGAGGGTCCCTGGGGGGCGCCACGGGAAGACATGACACCCCTGAACCTGT CGTCCCGGGCAGAGCCGGTGCGCGACATCCGCTGTGAGTTCTGCGGTGAGTTCTTCGAGAACCGCAAGGGCCTGTCGAGTCATGCGCGCTCACACCTGCGGCAGATGGGTGTGACCGAGTGGTCGGTCAATGGTTCGCCCATCGACACACTGCGAGAAATCCTCAAGAAGAAGTCCAAGCCGTGCCTCATCAAGAAGGAGCCACCGGCTGGAGACCTGGCCCCTGCCTTGGCTGAGGATGGGCCTCCCACCATGGCCCCTGGGCCCGTGCAGTCCCCACTGCCGTTGTCACCCCTGGCTGGCCGGCCAGGCAAACCAGGTGCAGGGCCGGCGCAGGTTCCTCGAGAGCTCAGCCTGACGCCCATCACTGGGGCCAAGCCCTCAGCCACTGGCTACCTGGGCTCAGTGGCAGCCAAGCGGCCCCTGCAGGAGGACCGCCTCCTCCCAGCAGAGGTCAAGGCCAAGACCTACATCCAGACTGAACTGCCCTTCAAGGCAAAGACCCTTCACGAGAAGACCTCCCACTCCT CCACCGAGGCCTGCTGCGAGCTGTGTGGCCTTTACTTTGAAAACCGCAAGGCCCTGGCCAGCCACGCAAGGGCACACCTGCGGCAGTTCGGCGTGACCGAGTGGTGCGTCAATGGCTCGCCCATCGAGACACTGAGCGAGTGGATCAAGCACCGGCCCCAGAAGGTGGGCGCCTACCGCAGCTACATCCAGGGCGGCCGCCCCTTCACCAAGAAGTTCCGCAGTGCCGGCCATGGCCGTGACAGTGACAAGCGGCCGTCCCTGGGGCTGGCACCCGGGGGCCTGGCCGTGGTCGGCCGCAGTGCCGGGGGGGAGCCAGGGCCTGAGGCTGGCCGGGCAGCCGACAGTGGTGAGCGGCCTCTGGCAGCCAGCCCGCCAGGCACCGTGAAGGCTGAGGAGCACCAGCGGCAGAACATCAACA AATTCGAACGCCGACAAGCCCGCCCTCCAGATGCCTCCGCAGCCCGGGGAGGCGAGGACACCAATGACCTAcagcagaagctggaggaggTGCGGCAACCCCCACCCCGAGTCCGGCCGGTCCCCTCCCTGGTGCCCCGGCCCCCCCAGACATCACTTGTCAAGTTCGTGGGCAACATCTACACCCTCAAATGCAG GTTCTGTGAGGTGGAATTCCAGGGCCCCCTCTCCATCCAGGAAGAGTGGGTGCGGCACTTACAGCGGCACATCCTGGAGATGAACTTCTCCAAAGCGGACCCCCCGCCTGAGGAGTCCCAGGCCCCGCAGGCACAGACAGCGGCGGCAGAGGCTCCCTAA